A single Sulfurimonas aquatica DNA region contains:
- a CDS encoding XRE family transcriptional regulator: MQINDLFNILHNSLESQNNGKKISLKDMASNFGISMRTYQDWKLGRAKPQAAATVMQMLGKLDDDEIIRAVRKINALEG, encoded by the coding sequence ATGCAAATAAATGATTTATTCAATATTCTTCACAACTCATTAGAATCACAGAACAATGGGAAAAAAATATCTTTAAAAGATATGGCTTCTAACTTTGGAATTTCTATGAGAACATATCAAGACTGGAAGCTTGGACGTGCTAAGCCACAAGCTGCTGCAACAGTCATGCAAATGTTAGGAAAGTTAGATGATGATGAGATCATAAGAGCTGTTCGAAAAATAAATGCACTAGAGGGCTAA
- a CDS encoding HU family DNA-binding protein, whose amino-acid sequence MNKAQFVELVQASGDYKTKVEAEAAIKAFTEAVTTALVKKEEVSLVGFGSFAAALQKGKSGKVPGTDKTYTTQDKMVPKFKAGKGLKDRVAAGK is encoded by the coding sequence ATGAACAAAGCTCAATTCGTTGAATTAGTACAAGCAAGTGGCGACTACAAAACTAAAGTAGAAGCAGAAGCTGCAATTAAAGCATTTACAGAAGCTGTAACTACTGCATTAGTTAAAAAAGAGGAAGTTTCTTTAGTAGGCTTCGGAAGTTTTGCTGCTGCTCTTCAAAAAGGTAAAAGTGGAAAAGTACCTGGTACTGATAAAACTTATACAACTCAAGATAAAATGGTTCCTAAATTTAAAGCTGGTAAAGGTCTTAAAGACCGTGTTGCAGCTGGTAAATAA
- a CDS encoding DEAD/DEAH box helicase family protein — MKIPFIDSLFKKEIKPLSVPDSILVKKLKELSSQTDISLYKDMEIYHHTKSFHIPLMMLDASRGLYIFEAKDWTFDELKNANIQKAENQTSSHDTLAFQNRQDIIRKKFNELTHSDGIPIFNYLLMENLNADEYEHLNDSFKELLPREKIIFSDSSQGDILKKLHDASAPHKNLCNVNDTMGTLLTQYAILDDRLNLYLCSDEQISLIDQEIGKETIIKGSYGSGKSSVLLLKTVVELFNNPHKKILIIKPTVLACDILKKKLLDIIEHGIIEVDLTSVEILTPLELLNKHQAKLGRETLDNLDIDNKLMSKSFNVADIIMCDDADHFSTDFIEYLKHLQKKSQLLLIYTDTQESDLNKEYRVARETISFHQTNPHAKALHIISTLLAKGEENIVLVSNSLSAQKLKDDLEDFIEYEPKIVDSSQHIINQSNINFIFCTYADLNELSAKHIILMDLCFTSENEIKYAFNLSTKSVHVLYEEDCQEINILKEYYESSKEPRRVGKTTKS; from the coding sequence ATGAAAATACCTTTCATAGACTCACTTTTTAAAAAAGAAATAAAACCTCTCAGTGTTCCTGATTCCATACTTGTAAAAAAGTTAAAAGAACTCTCTTCGCAAACAGACATATCATTATACAAAGACATGGAAATTTATCACCATACTAAAAGTTTTCATATACCGCTTATGATGTTAGATGCTTCTCGTGGTCTTTATATTTTTGAAGCAAAAGATTGGACATTCGATGAATTAAAAAATGCAAATATTCAAAAAGCAGAGAATCAAACCTCTTCTCATGACACTTTAGCATTTCAAAATAGACAAGATATAATAAGAAAAAAATTCAATGAACTCACACACAGTGATGGAATACCTATTTTTAACTACCTTTTGATGGAAAATTTAAATGCTGATGAATATGAGCATTTAAATGATTCATTTAAAGAGTTACTCCCTCGTGAAAAGATTATTTTTAGCGACTCATCTCAAGGTGATATACTTAAAAAACTCCATGATGCATCAGCACCTCATAAAAATCTTTGTAATGTAAATGACACAATGGGAACACTGTTAACGCAGTATGCAATTTTAGATGATAGACTAAATCTTTATCTCTGTAGTGATGAACAGATCTCACTTATAGATCAAGAGATAGGTAAAGAAACAATTATAAAAGGTAGCTACGGAAGTGGTAAAAGTAGTGTTTTACTTTTAAAAACAGTTGTTGAACTTTTTAACAATCCTCATAAAAAAATTCTAATTATAAAACCTACAGTACTTGCATGTGATATCTTAAAGAAAAAACTCTTAGATATTATAGAACATGGGATTATTGAAGTTGACTTAACATCTGTAGAAATTTTAACTCCATTAGAGCTTCTAAATAAGCATCAAGCTAAACTTGGAAGAGAGACACTTGATAATCTAGATATTGATAACAAACTCATGAGTAAATCATTTAATGTAGCTGATATTATCATGTGTGATGATGCAGATCATTTTTCTACAGATTTTATTGAATACTTAAAACATCTACAAAAGAAATCTCAACTTCTACTCATATATACTGATACTCAAGAGAGTGACTTAAATAAAGAGTATAGAGTAGCAAGGGAGACTATCTCTTTTCATCAAACAAACCCTCATGCCAAGGCACTCCATATCATATCTACACTATTAGCAAAAGGTGAAGAAAATATAGTACTAGTTAGTAATAGTCTAAGTGCTCAAAAACTAAAAGATGATTTGGAAGACTTTATTGAGTATGAGCCAAAAATAGTAGATAGTTCTCAACATATCATTAACCAAAGTAATATTAACTTCATATTTTGTACATATGCTGACCTCAATGAGCTCTCTGCAAAACATATTATTTTAATGGATTTATGTTTTACAAGTGAAAATGAGATAAAATATGCCTTTAATTTATCCACAAAAAGTGTACATGTTCTTTATGAAGAAGATTGCCAAGAGATAAACATTTTAAAGGAATATTATGAAAGTTCTAAAGAGCCAAGAAGAGTGGGAAAAACAACTAAGTCCTGA
- the msrB gene encoding peptide-methionine (R)-S-oxide reductase MsrB has protein sequence MKVLKSQEEWEKQLSPEAFYVCRQHGTEAPFSGKYNDNKADGLYKCICCGAPLFESSTKFDSGSGWPSYYESIEDAITEIKDVTHGMVRVEVTCSNCDAHLGHVFPDGPEPTGLRYCINSVCLDFKEEE, from the coding sequence ATGAAAGTTCTAAAGAGCCAAGAAGAGTGGGAAAAACAACTAAGTCCTGAAGCTTTTTATGTATGTAGACAACATGGTACCGAAGCACCTTTTTCGGGAAAATATAATGATAATAAAGCTGATGGCCTGTACAAATGTATATGCTGTGGAGCTCCTCTTTTTGAATCAAGTACAAAATTTGATTCAGGTTCTGGATGGCCAAGTTACTATGAAAGTATCGAAGATGCTATTACAGAGATAAAAGATGTAACTCATGGTATGGTCAGAGTAGAAGTAACATGTTCTAATTGTGATGCTCACCTTGGCCACGTTTTCCCTGATGGACCTGAGCCTACTGGACTTAGATACTGTATAAACTCCGTTTGCTTAGACTTTAAAGAAGAGGAGTAA
- a CDS encoding peptidylprolyl isomerase, whose protein sequence is MHKILISLLFLLNLNLSAQNTHVVLETTQGNIEIELYNDIAPLAVENFTTHIKNGYYNGIAFHRIIRNFMIQGGDPTESGRGGESIWKKDFKDEFKNKVFDKPGILAMANRGPATNGSQFFITTAPTPWLNGNHTIFGHITEASMVPLFKLNNVATDRRDRPQERQEIIKAYIKESKGK, encoded by the coding sequence ATGCATAAAATATTAATCTCACTTCTATTTTTACTAAATTTAAATTTATCTGCGCAAAATACACATGTTGTACTTGAGACTACTCAAGGGAATATAGAGATAGAACTTTATAATGACATCGCACCTTTAGCTGTAGAAAACTTTACTACACACATCAAAAATGGTTATTACAATGGTATTGCCTTTCATAGAATTATTCGTAACTTTATGATTCAAGGTGGTGACCCCACTGAGAGTGGTAGAGGTGGAGAGAGTATTTGGAAGAAAGACTTTAAAGATGAGTTCAAAAATAAGGTCTTTGATAAACCTGGAATATTAGCTATGGCCAACCGTGGTCCAGCGACTAATGGTAGCCAATTTTTTATAACTACCGCACCAACGCCATGGCTTAATGGCAACCATACTATATTTGGACATATTACAGAAGCTTCCATGGTGCCTTTATTCAAATTAAATAATGTTGCAACCGATCGTAGAGATAGACCACAAGAGCGTCAAGAGATTATAAAAGCATATATAAAAGAGAGTAAGGGCAAATAA
- a CDS encoding inorganic phosphate transporter produces the protein MEIQTIKKLEKEALKKSGTDFTRLGFALFFMIGVLTFSFLNNGGISNNMFLAVAALIGAYMAMNIGANDVANNVGPAVGSKAMTMTMAIVIAAVFEAAGAIIAGGEVVKTIKKGIIDISAFGGNSDPFIWAMMAALLAAALWLNFATMMRAPVSTTHSIVGGVMGAGIAAAGFSIVSWSTMAKIAASWVISPILGGLIAAVFLFSIKKSIIFKEDKVEAAKKYVPLFVAMMSWAFVTYLTLKGLKKIWPQVVDILNFIPFVSIEMSKKPSLLTALLMGLTVALIVYFYMVKRLTSNKSKLENTRDSVNTLFTIPLIFSAALLSFAHGANDVANAIGPLAAINDAVLHGGISSKASIPLWVMGVGALGIALGLALYGPKLIKTVGSEITDLDQVRAFSIAMAASITVIIASQLGLPVSSTHIAIGGVFGVGFLREYLHLNETVNTIEEDQLIIADEKNNLQAYKAELKTLEAKEEKSSLEYERVVELYKLISEEEKLIKSTKKHIKRVQKVEFVKRDAVKKIIAAWLITVPAAATLSAILFFMIRGIML, from the coding sequence ATGGAAATACAAACTATTAAAAAACTAGAAAAAGAAGCACTAAAAAAAAGTGGAACGGATTTCACACGATTAGGATTTGCTCTATTTTTTATGATTGGTGTACTGACTTTTAGTTTTTTAAATAACGGTGGTATTTCAAACAATATGTTTTTAGCAGTAGCCGCATTAATTGGTGCATATATGGCTATGAATATTGGAGCTAACGATGTAGCAAACAATGTAGGTCCCGCTGTTGGCTCTAAAGCGATGACCATGACTATGGCTATTGTTATTGCCGCTGTGTTTGAAGCAGCAGGAGCTATCATTGCTGGTGGTGAAGTTGTTAAAACCATCAAAAAAGGCATCATAGACATCTCTGCGTTTGGGGGTAATAGCGATCCTTTTATATGGGCGATGATGGCGGCTCTTTTAGCTGCTGCGCTTTGGCTTAACTTTGCAACAATGATGAGAGCTCCTGTATCTACGACACACTCCATAGTGGGTGGCGTAATGGGTGCAGGTATTGCTGCGGCTGGCTTTAGTATTGTATCATGGTCAACAATGGCAAAAATTGCTGCATCTTGGGTTATATCTCCCATTCTTGGAGGTCTTATAGCGGCTGTTTTTCTTTTTTCTATCAAAAAATCTATAATTTTTAAAGAGGATAAAGTAGAAGCGGCTAAAAAGTACGTGCCTCTATTTGTTGCTATGATGTCTTGGGCTTTTGTTACATACCTTACACTTAAAGGACTAAAAAAAATATGGCCGCAGGTCGTTGATATTTTAAACTTTATTCCTTTTGTTTCAATAGAAATGAGTAAAAAGCCGTCTCTACTTACTGCACTACTTATGGGACTCACTGTTGCTTTAATTGTTTATTTTTATATGGTTAAAAGATTAACTTCAAACAAAAGTAAACTTGAAAATACAAGAGATTCCGTAAACACTCTCTTTACTATACCTTTAATTTTTTCAGCGGCTCTTCTTAGTTTTGCTCACGGTGCAAATGATGTAGCCAATGCTATAGGCCCATTAGCCGCGATTAATGATGCTGTACTTCATGGTGGAATTTCAAGTAAAGCGAGTATCCCACTATGGGTAATGGGTGTTGGTGCACTTGGAATAGCATTAGGCCTTGCGTTATATGGACCAAAACTTATAAAAACAGTAGGTTCAGAGATAACTGATTTAGATCAAGTCAGAGCTTTCTCAATCGCTATGGCAGCTTCCATCACTGTAATTATTGCTTCACAACTAGGACTTCCAGTAAGTTCTACTCATATCGCCATTGGTGGAGTGTTTGGTGTTGGATTTTTAAGAGAGTATCTGCATCTCAACGAAACGGTAAATACTATTGAAGAAGATCAGTTAATTATTGCAGATGAAAAAAATAATCTTCAAGCATATAAAGCTGAGCTTAAAACGCTAGAAGCAAAAGAAGAAAAATCTTCACTAGAATATGAAAGAGTAGTTGAACTATATAAGCTAATATCTGAAGAAGAGAAGTTGATAAAATCAACAAAAAAACATATCAAAAGAGTTCAAAAAGTTGAGTTTGTTAAACGCGATGCAGTTAAAAAAATAATTGCTGCATGGTTAATAACGGTTCCAGCCGCTGCAACACTCTCTGCTATACTCTTTTTTATGATTCGTGGGATTATGCTTTAA
- the folP gene encoding dihydropteroate synthase — MIVKKLSNAIDVKKHLQELGVDGGGVQILTDKAKTHIIYIEDLNVGAANILKQDALSIGADLAVPRGTVLATTPKVNAILIATTAQLKTLAKKELSQPFGLKGLAAILKEYSKIKKPSEVEVMGVINANDDSFFSESRFEKDEAIIQIQKMMEDGATIIDIGGVSSRPNSTPVSADEELSRVKPIIDVINEKELHQQVKFSIDSYEPSVIEYALKSGFSIVNDITGLIDDEVCKVCAKYNATVVIMHMQGNPQTMQDNPQYDNILTDIYSFFEDRIEKADSFGIKNIILDVGIGFGKSLEDNLLLIKHLENFSLLGKKLLVGASRKSMIDAISSSLIKDRLPGTLAIHLESVRNGASILRVHDVAEHIQALRLQSALDEITLKA; from the coding sequence GTGATAGTTAAAAAGTTATCTAACGCCATAGATGTAAAAAAACATTTACAAGAGTTAGGCGTAGATGGTGGAGGCGTGCAGATTTTGACCGATAAGGCAAAGACGCACATTATATATATAGAAGATTTAAACGTTGGGGCTGCAAATATTCTCAAACAAGACGCACTCTCCATTGGAGCAGACTTAGCCGTTCCTCGTGGGACTGTTTTAGCAACCACTCCAAAAGTCAACGCCATCTTAATCGCTACAACGGCGCAGTTAAAAACTCTTGCAAAAAAAGAGCTCTCTCAGCCATTTGGGCTTAAAGGCTTAGCCGCTATATTAAAAGAGTACTCAAAGATAAAAAAGCCTAGTGAAGTAGAGGTTATGGGCGTTATTAACGCTAATGACGACAGTTTTTTTAGTGAGAGTAGATTTGAAAAAGATGAAGCCATTATTCAAATCCAGAAGATGATGGAAGATGGAGCAACTATAATAGATATAGGTGGAGTATCCTCTCGTCCCAATTCAACTCCTGTAAGCGCAGATGAAGAGCTCTCTCGAGTCAAACCAATTATCGATGTCATTAATGAAAAAGAGCTCCATCAACAGGTGAAGTTTAGTATAGATAGTTATGAACCTAGCGTGATAGAGTACGCTTTAAAGTCAGGTTTTAGCATTGTGAATGATATTACGGGGCTTATTGACGATGAGGTCTGTAAAGTCTGCGCTAAGTATAATGCGACAGTTGTTATTATGCACATGCAAGGAAACCCACAAACCATGCAAGATAATCCACAATATGATAATATCCTAACAGATATTTACTCATTTTTTGAAGATAGAATTGAAAAAGCAGACTCATTTGGAATTAAAAATATTATTTTAGATGTTGGGATAGGTTTTGGCAAGTCTTTAGAAGACAACTTACTTCTGATTAAACATTTAGAAAACTTTTCATTACTTGGTAAAAAACTTTTAGTGGGAGCGTCTAGAAAATCTATGATAGACGCTATCTCTTCTTCACTGATAAAAGATAGACTACCTGGAACTTTAGCAATTCATCTAGAATCTGTAAGAAATGGAGCATCTATACTTAGAGTACATGATGTTGCGGAACATATACAAGCACTCCGTCTGCAGAGTGCTCTTGATGAGATAACTCTTAAAGCATAA
- a CDS encoding DNA polymerase III subunit delta' — translation MQAHNQVKGHIIISSSYESELERLKTELEPFRVVSFIEDVFKIEHAKAVLSESYISESQTKYILIASSDFTSVAQNSLLKLLEEPPRNIEFIIISATKSNLLPTVRSRLPILKVQNSHKLNQLELNLARLDYKEVFEFLKEHSRIKKQEAKELVEALFYRASVTDMLILSPSQLDNFDKAYRLLDLNSRPQSVLAMLLMSFAQEKQ, via the coding sequence ATGCAAGCTCATAACCAAGTTAAGGGTCATATTATCATCTCTTCAAGTTATGAGAGTGAACTTGAGAGATTAAAAACTGAGTTAGAGCCTTTTAGAGTTGTTAGCTTTATAGAAGACGTTTTTAAAATAGAACATGCAAAAGCCGTACTATCAGAGTCTTACATAAGTGAATCCCAAACAAAATATATTTTAATCGCTTCATCAGACTTTACGTCTGTAGCGCAAAACTCCCTTTTGAAGCTACTCGAAGAGCCACCAAGAAACATAGAGTTTATAATCATCTCTGCAACAAAATCAAACTTACTTCCAACGGTGCGTTCACGTTTACCAATCTTAAAAGTTCAAAACTCCCATAAACTAAACCAGTTAGAGTTAAATTTGGCAAGACTAGATTATAAAGAGGTATTTGAGTTTTTAAAAGAACACTCACGGATAAAAAAACAAGAAGCTAAAGAACTTGTAGAAGCGCTATTTTATCGCGCTAGCGTGACAGATATGCTTATCCTCTCTCCATCGCAGTTAGATAACTTTGACAAAGCATATAGACTACTCGACCTAAACTCAAGACCACAAAGCGTACTTGCTATGCTACTAATGAGTTTTGCTCAGGAAAAGCAGTGA
- a CDS encoding HobA family DNA replication regulator, protein MTDSHAPEFAQWSLDAIREEGGSLSWLEEQRFEWSKTTAFALEKVLQAKTIILVTDEKRKWVENYILSSINGSTQERPLIPIVSIDSICRHYDSVSGGEMIAVVDDMLSLSYKNDYFFWYIGSGDDKRADIAKRRDDSYFWIFDEDFNNSFTLKSYDTHLDIKLLQLYRLFNSSLNATMFGEVDASS, encoded by the coding sequence ATGACAGACTCGCACGCACCTGAATTCGCACAATGGAGCTTAGATGCTATTCGTGAAGAGGGCGGTAGTCTCTCATGGTTGGAAGAGCAGCGTTTTGAGTGGTCAAAGACTACTGCGTTTGCTTTAGAGAAAGTACTCCAAGCTAAAACAATTATTTTAGTGACGGATGAGAAAAGAAAATGGGTTGAAAACTATATACTTTCATCTATTAATGGTAGTACCCAAGAGAGACCTCTTATTCCTATTGTGAGCATAGATAGCATATGCAGACACTATGATAGTGTTAGTGGTGGAGAGATGATAGCGGTTGTTGACGACATGCTTTCATTGTCATATAAAAATGACTATTTCTTTTGGTATATAGGAAGTGGCGATGATAAGCGCGCAGATATTGCTAAAAGAAGAGACGATAGCTATTTTTGGATTTTTGATGAAGATTTTAATAACTCATTTACTCTAAAATCATATGACACTCACTTGGATATAAAGTTACTTCAACTCTACCGCCTTTTTAACTCCTCATTAAACGCTACAATGTTTGGAGAGGTAGATGCAAGCTCATAA
- a CDS encoding aspartate kinase: protein MLIVQKFGGTSVGDLDRIQNVANRVSETVKKGNDVVVVVSAMSGETNKLVGYAEHFSKNPARAEMDMLLSAGERVTASLLSIALQEMGHDAIAMTGRKAGIITDLHHTKARIEEINPQKMQDAIKEGKIVVVAGFQGVNEHGDVTTLGRGGSDLSAVAIAGALKADLCEIYTDVSGIFTTDPRIEPKAKKLDKISYDEMLELASLGAKVLQNRSVEMAKKLNVNLVTRTSFSDEEGTLITKEENIMEAPLVSGIALDRNQARISLMGVVDRPGIASDIFNRLAEAEVNVDMIIQNVAHDGATNIDFTVPVGDLHDAKRIVDTFIQSGEIKDDSYNEDICKVSVVGVGMRSHAGVAAKAFSTMAAENININMISTSEIKVSMVIDEKYAELAVRSLHNTYKLDQ from the coding sequence ATGTTAATAGTTCAAAAATTTGGTGGAACGAGCGTAGGGGATTTAGACCGTATACAAAACGTTGCTAATAGAGTAAGTGAAACAGTCAAAAAAGGCAACGACGTCGTTGTCGTTGTTTCAGCTATGAGTGGAGAGACAAACAAGCTTGTTGGATATGCTGAACATTTTTCAAAAAATCCAGCGCGCGCTGAGATGGATATGCTTTTAAGCGCGGGAGAGAGAGTTACGGCATCGCTTCTTTCTATAGCTCTACAAGAGATGGGTCATGACGCAATAGCCATGACAGGGAGAAAGGCAGGAATAATCACTGACCTTCATCATACAAAAGCTCGTATAGAAGAGATCAATCCTCAAAAGATGCAAGACGCAATTAAAGAGGGAAAAATAGTAGTTGTAGCTGGCTTTCAAGGCGTAAATGAGCATGGTGACGTAACTACGCTTGGACGTGGAGGAAGCGACCTCTCAGCCGTAGCAATTGCAGGCGCCTTAAAAGCTGACTTATGTGAGATATACACAGACGTAAGTGGTATATTTACTACAGACCCTAGAATAGAGCCAAAAGCAAAAAAACTGGATAAGATATCTTATGATGAGATGTTAGAACTAGCGTCACTTGGCGCGAAAGTATTGCAAAATCGCTCAGTTGAGATGGCAAAAAAATTAAATGTAAATTTAGTAACAAGAACAAGCTTTTCAGATGAAGAGGGAACATTAATAACGAAGGAAGAAAATATTATGGAAGCACCATTAGTAAGTGGAATTGCGTTAGATAGAAATCAAGCACGTATCTCTCTTATGGGAGTAGTAGATAGACCAGGGATAGCGTCTGACATATTTAACCGTCTTGCAGAAGCGGAAGTAAACGTAGATATGATTATTCAAAACGTAGCTCACGATGGCGCTACAAATATTGACTTTACGGTTCCCGTAGGCGATCTTCACGACGCTAAAAGAATCGTAGATACTTTTATTCAAAGTGGTGAGATTAAAGATGACTCTTATAACGAAGATATCTGTAAGGTATCTGTTGTTGGCGTTGGAATGAGAAGTCACGCTGGAGTTGCGGCAAAAGCTTTCTCAACAATGGCAGCTGAAAATATAAACATAAATATGATTTCAACATCGGAGATTAAAGTCTCTATGGTTATAGATGAGAAGTATGCAGAACTTGCTGTTCGTTCTCTTCACAATACTTATAAATTAGATCAGTAA
- a CDS encoding RNA pyrophosphohydrolase, whose translation MSKKPDYRPNVAMIIVSNNYPEKKEIFIAQRNDLLDIWQFPQGGVDKGEEVIDALFREMEEEIGTDRAKIVGEYPKWISYDFPEKIAKKMKPYKGQTQRYFLIKLKKDAQINLDTKHPEFVNHKFVDIDDVLNHTAHFKKPVYETVINYFKKEGLL comes from the coding sequence ATGAGTAAAAAACCAGACTATCGTCCAAATGTGGCGATGATAATTGTTTCAAACAACTATCCAGAAAAAAAAGAGATTTTTATCGCACAAAGAAACGACCTACTTGACATTTGGCAGTTCCCACAAGGTGGGGTTGATAAGGGTGAAGAGGTTATAGACGCGCTTTTTAGAGAGATGGAAGAAGAGATCGGAACTGATAGAGCTAAAATAGTTGGAGAGTATCCTAAATGGATATCATATGACTTTCCAGAAAAGATTGCTAAAAAAATGAAGCCATATAAAGGGCAAACTCAGAGATATTTTTTAATAAAATTAAAAAAAGACGCTCAAATAAATCTTGATACAAAGCATCCAGAGTTTGTAAACCATAAGTTTGTAGATATCGATGATGTCTTAAATCACACGGCACACTTTAAAAAACCCGTTTATGAAACGGTTATAAATTATTTTAAAAAAGAAGGACTACTATAG
- the hemW gene encoding radical SAM family heme chaperone HemW — MLLYIHIPFCDSKCSYCAFNSYVDKFHLKEQYMLSLEKQLIFELDRFKAQKNFIETIFIGGGTPSTVSPELYKPIFKLLQPYLKDEIEITSEANPNSATIEWLKGMKELGVNRISFGVQSFDEKKLKLLNRAHNPAQAKEAILNAQSVGFKNLSLDLIYATLGDTKELLQNDIDIAFSLPINHISAYALTIEEGTAFENKPQMSSEQLSLTSWIFETIASHGFTQYEISNFGTYRSSHNLGYWLYKDYMGVGAGAVGKLDLQRFYPNPDIEEYIQNPLDIKIETLELEDKKIEQYFLGLRSCIGIDKKLFTSEELKRAEMLHEEKKLTLKDGVYYNPDYLLADEIALFLTS, encoded by the coding sequence ATGTTACTTTACATTCATATTCCCTTTTGCGATTCAAAATGCTCCTACTGCGCTTTTAACTCTTACGTTGATAAATTTCACTTAAAAGAACAATACATGCTCTCTTTAGAGAAGCAACTTATCTTCGAATTAGATAGGTTTAAAGCTCAAAAAAACTTTATTGAAACTATTTTCATAGGAGGGGGAACGCCCTCTACCGTTTCACCTGAGCTTTATAAACCCATTTTTAAGCTGTTACAACCTTACCTTAAAGATGAGATAGAGATTACAAGCGAAGCCAATCCCAATAGCGCAACGATAGAGTGGCTAAAAGGAATGAAAGAACTTGGAGTAAATCGCATAAGTTTTGGCGTTCAAAGTTTTGATGAGAAAAAACTTAAACTTCTAAATCGCGCTCATAATCCAGCTCAAGCAAAAGAGGCTATATTAAATGCCCAGAGCGTTGGTTTTAAAAACCTTTCTCTTGACCTCATCTATGCAACTCTTGGCGATACAAAAGAATTACTTCAAAATGACATTGACATAGCGTTTTCACTTCCAATAAATCATATAAGCGCTTATGCTTTAACTATAGAAGAGGGAACGGCGTTTGAGAATAAACCTCAGATGAGTAGTGAACAACTCTCTTTAACGTCATGGATATTTGAGACTATAGCCTCTCATGGATTTACTCAGTATGAGATAAGTAATTTTGGAACGTACCGATCATCTCATAATCTCGGCTATTGGCTCTATAAAGACTATATGGGAGTTGGCGCGGGAGCTGTTGGTAAACTTGATCTGCAAAGATTTTATCCAAATCCCGATATAGAAGAGTATATTCAAAACCCCTTAGATATAAAAATTGAAACGCTTGAACTTGAAGATAAAAAGATTGAGCAGTACTTTTTAGGTCTGCGTTCATGCATTGGCATAGATAAAAAACTTTTTACGTCAGAGGAGCTTAAACGTGCCGAGATGCTTCATGAAGAAAAAAAGCTAACGCT